One window of the Shewanella khirikhana genome contains the following:
- a CDS encoding CinA family nicotinamide mononucleotide deamidase-related protein: MKLEMICTGEEVLAGQIVDTNAAWFANLMMENGIEVQRRVTVGDRLEDLVAVFQERSLHADVILVNGGLGPTSDDMSAEAMAKAKGESLVENAEWAERLHDWFTRHGREMPKSNIKQAWLPESAVMVDNPVGTACGFRVKLNRAWLFFTPGVPFEFKQMVEEQFLLFVKQTFDAGSQVALRKLLTLGRGESSLADELETMVLPEGITLGYRSFMPYIEIKVFARGGDAIKALEAVTDEIAERLGNVVVAENRTSLEEEIHARLHNSGMSLSVAESCTGGLITSQLVGFPGSSSYLHQGLVTYSNESKVRVLGVSPQTLDDYGAVSIQTVEEMARGARAILDSDFALATSGIAGPDGGTEEKPVGTVAIALATKGGVYSQMVKLPRRSRDMVRKVSAAVAYDMLRRELNGEAVIVDYSSISRYPK; this comes from the coding sequence ATGAAGCTTGAGATGATTTGCACCGGTGAAGAGGTGCTTGCAGGACAGATAGTGGATACCAATGCCGCCTGGTTTGCCAACCTGATGATGGAAAACGGTATAGAAGTGCAGCGGCGGGTGACTGTAGGGGACCGGCTTGAGGATCTGGTGGCGGTGTTTCAAGAGCGAAGCCTGCACGCCGACGTGATATTGGTCAATGGTGGCTTGGGCCCGACTTCTGATGATATGTCCGCCGAAGCTATGGCCAAAGCCAAGGGAGAATCCCTGGTAGAGAACGCTGAGTGGGCCGAGCGCCTGCACGACTGGTTTACCCGCCATGGCCGTGAAATGCCAAAGAGCAATATCAAGCAGGCCTGGTTGCCAGAATCAGCCGTGATGGTGGATAACCCGGTCGGCACGGCCTGTGGCTTCAGGGTAAAACTCAACCGCGCCTGGCTGTTCTTCACCCCCGGAGTGCCGTTTGAGTTTAAGCAGATGGTGGAAGAGCAATTCCTGCTCTTTGTGAAACAAACCTTTGATGCGGGTAGTCAGGTAGCACTGCGTAAGCTGCTGACCTTGGGGCGCGGTGAGTCATCGCTGGCGGATGAACTTGAAACCATGGTTTTGCCTGAGGGTATCACGCTCGGTTATCGCTCCTTTATGCCTTATATCGAGATCAAGGTGTTTGCCCGTGGCGGCGATGCTATTAAGGCGCTTGAGGCGGTAACCGATGAAATCGCTGAGCGACTTGGCAATGTGGTGGTGGCCGAGAACCGTACCTCACTGGAGGAGGAGATCCACGCCAGACTGCACAATTCCGGCATGAGCCTCAGTGTGGCTGAGTCATGCACCGGCGGGCTTATCACCAGTCAGTTGGTTGGTTTCCCCGGCAGCTCCTCCTATTTGCATCAGGGGCTGGTGACCTACAGCAATGAGTCCAAGGTCAGAGTGCTTGGGGTGTCGCCGCAGACGCTGGACGACTATGGCGCCGTGTCTATTCAAACCGTTGAAGAGATGGCCAGGGGCGCCCGAGCTATTCTGGACAGCGACTTTGCACTGGCCACCAGTGGCATTGCAGGCCCTGATGGCGGGACAGAGGAAAAGCCGGTTGGTACTGTGGCGATTGCTCTTGCGACCAAGGGCGGTGTGTACAGTCAGATGGTGAAGTTACCGCGCCGCTCCCGTGACATGGTGCGTAAAGTGAGTGCAGCCGTGGCTTATGACATGCTGCGCCGTGAGCTCAATGGTGAGGCGGTGATTGTGGACTACAGCTCCATCAGCCGCTATCCCAAGTAA
- a CDS encoding DUF1439 domain-containing protein: MIRLLAVSALLLLSGCVSQYSITEREMASYLNKEIGLEVKDNSGPLGARVSVNQIEVKLGHKADTMAVTATSLAEVKTPLIPLRATLTTTFEAKPWYDKQAHGVYLRDLQLVDVSANPAELKRLLQDLAPELMRVVRSFLESQPVYVLDTDDTAQAKLAEMTERITVKPGKLVLEFTP, encoded by the coding sequence ATGATCCGGCTGCTGGCGGTGTCGGCGCTGCTGTTGCTGTCTGGCTGCGTTAGCCAGTACAGCATCACAGAGCGGGAAATGGCATCCTATCTCAATAAGGAGATTGGCCTTGAGGTAAAAGACAACTCTGGGCCGCTGGGGGCCCGGGTGTCGGTCAATCAGATAGAGGTAAAGCTTGGCCACAAGGCGGATACCATGGCGGTCACGGCAACCAGTCTGGCCGAAGTGAAGACGCCGCTTATTCCGCTGCGGGCAACCCTCACCACCACTTTCGAGGCCAAGCCCTGGTACGACAAACAGGCCCACGGGGTGTACCTGAGGGACTTGCAACTGGTGGATGTGAGTGCCAATCCAGCGGAGCTTAAGCGCTTATTGCAGGATTTGGCCCCTGAGCTGATGCGGGTGGTGAGAAGCTTCCTCGAAAGCCAACCTGTGTATGTACTGGACACCGACGATACGGCTCAGGCCAAACTGGCCGAAATGACCGAGCGGATCACAGTGAAACCCGGCAAGCTGGTGCTGGAATTCACGCCCTGA
- the ppc gene encoding phosphoenolpyruvate carboxylase: MTDMYAQLRANVGMMGQILGDTMKDHLGEAFLEKVEQIRLLAKDSRSGDDQAREKMLALLGQLPDEELVPFVKAFNQFLNLANIAEQFHTISRNCDELVCVPDPVEQLLGRMLGGKVDEKQMLATLKTLDIDLVLTAHPTEISRRTLIQKYSAIVDCLQDLENPQLTEREHKNGMLRLRQLIAQIWHTNEIRRERPTPVDEARWGLSTIESSLWHAVPDFLRQLNDQVEEVTGSQIPTDMAPVRFSSWMGGDRDGNPFVTAKVTAEVLDRNRHTAARLYLKDVVELVNELSMEEANAELKAYSNNSCEPYRDVLRCLRSKLRNTIDYLNARLEGHNPEVVREQIIWEQQDLEQPLKLLYQSLCDSGMRLIANGRLLDMLRRLACFGIHMLRLDIRQDAGRHEAAIAELTRYLGLGDYAHWSEAEKQAFLLKELSGRRPLIPANWQPSEEVAEVLATCRLVGTQPQQALGSYVISMASLPSDVLAVLLLLKESGCRYPIRVVPLFETLDDLNNAADCITALLDIDWYRGYTKGMQEVMIGYSDSAKDAGVMAAAWAQYRAQEQLVKVCKNAGVKLTLFHGRGGTIGRGGGPAHKAILSQPPGSVDGRIRVTEQGEMIRFKFGLPKLAVQSLALYTSAVLEATLLPPPEPKPEWRSAMQRIADESVEAYRGIVRQEPDFVPYFRAATPEVELGKLPLGSRPAKRRIDGGIESLRAIPWIFAWSQNRLMLPAWLGAGEALKAAADRGELGLLREMEQDWPFFNTRISMLEMVYSKAEPNLARYYEQCLVPEPLHHLGVTLRERLALGIDAVLTLTGEDSLMAHTPWNRESVRLRNPYIDPLNFLQAELLGRTRREQTPSESVQLALMLTIAGVAAGMRNTG; this comes from the coding sequence GTGACAGACATGTATGCCCAGCTGAGGGCCAACGTGGGCATGATGGGGCAAATCCTGGGTGACACTATGAAGGATCACCTGGGCGAGGCGTTTCTGGAAAAAGTCGAGCAAATCCGACTGCTCGCCAAAGACAGCCGCAGCGGCGATGACCAGGCGAGGGAAAAAATGCTGGCCCTGCTCGGTCAACTGCCCGATGAAGAACTGGTGCCTTTCGTTAAAGCCTTTAACCAGTTTCTGAACCTGGCCAATATTGCCGAACAATTCCATACCATCAGCCGCAATTGCGATGAGCTGGTGTGTGTACCCGACCCGGTTGAGCAGCTGCTGGGCCGTATGCTGGGTGGCAAGGTTGATGAAAAGCAGATGCTGGCCACCTTAAAAACACTGGACATAGATCTGGTGCTGACTGCGCACCCAACCGAGATCTCCCGCCGCACCCTTATTCAGAAATATTCCGCCATTGTGGATTGCCTGCAGGATCTGGAAAATCCGCAGCTCACCGAGCGCGAGCACAAAAACGGCATGCTGAGACTGCGTCAGCTGATTGCCCAGATCTGGCACACCAACGAAATTCGTCGTGAACGGCCCACCCCGGTTGATGAAGCCCGCTGGGGACTCTCCACCATAGAAAGCTCGCTCTGGCATGCGGTACCTGACTTCCTGCGCCAACTGAACGATCAGGTTGAAGAAGTCACCGGCTCGCAAATTCCCACCGACATGGCGCCGGTACGCTTCTCCAGCTGGATGGGCGGCGATCGCGATGGCAACCCGTTTGTGACCGCCAAAGTGACCGCCGAGGTACTGGACCGTAACCGCCACACCGCCGCACGCCTGTATCTGAAGGACGTGGTCGAGCTGGTGAACGAGCTATCGATGGAAGAAGCCAACGCCGAGCTCAAGGCCTACAGCAACAACTCCTGCGAGCCATATCGTGACGTACTGCGCTGCCTGCGCAGCAAACTGCGAAACACCATCGACTATCTCAACGCCCGCCTCGAAGGTCACAACCCCGAGGTGGTACGCGAGCAAATCATTTGGGAACAACAGGATCTGGAACAGCCGCTGAAACTGCTGTACCAAAGCCTGTGTGACTCGGGCATGCGCCTGATTGCCAATGGCCGTCTGCTGGACATGCTGCGCCGTCTGGCCTGCTTCGGCATCCATATGCTGCGGCTTGATATTCGCCAGGACGCCGGCCGCCACGAAGCCGCCATTGCCGAGCTGACCCGTTATCTTGGCTTGGGTGACTACGCCCACTGGAGCGAGGCCGAGAAGCAGGCGTTCCTGCTGAAAGAGCTCAGCGGTCGCAGGCCGCTGATCCCTGCCAACTGGCAGCCATCGGAGGAAGTTGCCGAAGTACTGGCCACTTGCCGTCTGGTCGGCACTCAGCCGCAGCAGGCGCTGGGCTCTTACGTGATCTCCATGGCGAGCCTGCCATCGGATGTACTGGCGGTGCTGCTGCTTTTGAAAGAATCCGGCTGCCGCTATCCCATCCGGGTAGTACCCCTGTTCGAGACCCTCGACGATTTGAACAATGCCGCCGACTGTATCACGGCGCTTTTGGATATCGACTGGTACCGCGGTTACACCAAGGGCATGCAGGAAGTAATGATTGGTTACTCCGACTCCGCCAAGGATGCCGGGGTAATGGCCGCAGCCTGGGCTCAGTATCGCGCCCAGGAACAACTGGTGAAGGTGTGCAAGAACGCGGGCGTGAAGCTGACGCTGTTCCACGGCCGCGGCGGCACCATCGGCCGTGGCGGTGGTCCTGCCCACAAGGCGATTTTGTCGCAGCCACCCGGCAGCGTCGATGGTCGCATTCGGGTAACCGAGCAAGGCGAGATGATCCGCTTTAAGTTCGGTCTGCCAAAGCTTGCGGTACAGTCACTGGCGCTCTACACCTCGGCAGTACTGGAAGCGACACTGCTGCCACCACCCGAGCCCAAGCCTGAGTGGCGCAGCGCCATGCAGCGCATCGCCGATGAATCGGTTGAAGCCTATCGCGGCATAGTGCGTCAGGAGCCCGACTTCGTGCCTTACTTCCGCGCCGCCACTCCAGAGGTGGAGCTGGGCAAGCTGCCACTTGGCAGTCGTCCGGCCAAGCGCCGGATCGATGGAGGTATCGAGAGTCTGCGTGCTATCCCGTGGATTTTCGCCTGGTCGCAAAACCGCCTGATGCTGCCCGCCTGGCTCGGTGCCGGCGAAGCGCTGAAAGCCGCAGCAGACCGTGGCGAGCTTGGGCTGCTGCGGGAAATGGAGCAGGACTGGCCCTTCTTCAATACCCGCATTTCCATGCTGGAGATGGTGTACAGCAAGGCCGAGCCAAATCTGGCCCGTTACTACGAGCAGTGTCTGGTGCCTGAACCGCTGCATCACCTGGGGGTTACCCTGCGTGAACGTCTGGCCCTCGGCATCGATGCCGTGCTGACGCTTACCGGTGAAGACAGCCTGATGGCCCACACGCCGTGGAACCGTGAGTCAGTAAGGCTCAGAAATCCTTATATAGACCCGCTGAACTTCCTGCAGGCAGAACTTCTTGGCCGTACCCGCCGTGAACAAACGCCATCGGAATCTGTACAACTGGCGCTGATGCTCACCATTGCGGGTGTGGCAGCAGGCATGAGGAACACCGGATGA
- the argE gene encoding acetylornithine deacetylase, with amino-acid sequence MNRIPELKSRFSSLIYAPSISASEPELDMSNHSVIAMLSDWFSTLGFQCEISKVAATRDKQNLVAKIGSGEGGILLAGHTDTVPFDEGRWSQDPFTLTEKDDRWYGLGSCDMKGFFALVLEAVKDLPLDKLKKPVYIFASADEETTMEGARAFAANTNIRPDYAIIGEPTDLKPVYMHKGHLAQGIRITGRSGHSSDPARGLNAIEIMHKVIGQLLKLKQHLADNYREDAFSVPYPTMNFGHIHGGDAANRICGCCDLHLDIRPLPGMSLEDLELMLLNYLGDISHEYPGSVEIRTLYPGSEAFAGVRDSGWTKLVESLSGQQAEVVNYATEAPYINKLGCQTLVLGPGSINQAHQPDEYLAMDQLKPTVELLKQLIYKACIQ; translated from the coding sequence GTGAACCGCATCCCAGAACTCAAGAGTCGCTTTTCTTCGCTTATTTACGCTCCATCTATCAGCGCATCAGAGCCTGAGCTGGATATGAGTAACCATTCAGTTATCGCCATGCTCAGCGACTGGTTTTCCACCCTGGGGTTTCAGTGTGAAATATCCAAGGTAGCAGCCACACGTGACAAACAGAATTTAGTGGCAAAAATCGGCAGTGGTGAAGGCGGGATTTTGCTGGCGGGTCACACTGACACAGTGCCATTCGATGAAGGCCGCTGGAGCCAGGATCCGTTCACACTGACCGAGAAAGACGACCGCTGGTACGGCCTTGGCAGCTGCGATATGAAAGGCTTTTTCGCCCTGGTGCTGGAAGCGGTAAAAGATCTGCCACTGGATAAACTCAAGAAGCCTGTCTACATCTTTGCCAGTGCCGATGAAGAAACCACCATGGAAGGCGCCAGGGCCTTTGCCGCCAATACCAATATTCGCCCCGACTACGCCATCATAGGCGAGCCCACGGACCTTAAACCCGTATATATGCATAAAGGCCATCTGGCACAGGGGATACGCATTACCGGCCGCAGCGGTCATTCATCGGACCCGGCGCGCGGACTCAATGCCATTGAAATCATGCACAAAGTTATTGGACAGCTTCTGAAACTCAAACAGCACCTTGCCGATAACTACCGCGAAGATGCCTTCAGCGTGCCCTATCCCACCATGAACTTTGGCCATATCCACGGCGGTGACGCCGCCAACCGGATTTGTGGCTGCTGCGATCTGCATTTGGATATCAGGCCATTGCCGGGCATGTCGCTGGAAGACCTCGAGCTGATGCTGCTGAACTACCTTGGCGATATCAGCCACGAATATCCAGGCTCAGTGGAAATCCGCACCCTCTACCCCGGCAGCGAAGCCTTTGCCGGCGTCCGTGACAGCGGCTGGACCAAGCTGGTCGAGAGCCTCAGCGGCCAGCAGGCCGAAGTGGTGAACTACGCCACCGAAGCCCCCTACATCAACAAACTGGGTTGCCAAACCCTGGTATTGGGTCCCGGCAGCATCAATCAGGCCCATCAGCCCGATGAATATTTAGCAATGGATCAACTAAAACCCACGGTGGAATTATTAAAACAGTTGATTTACAAGGCCTGCATTCAATAA